The DNA window CACCAAGGATATTTCTTTCGAAGCGCCAAACGCTCCGCAAGTTTTCCAGAAAGATTGGCAGCCGGAAGTTAAACTTGATCTGGATACTGCTTCCAGCCAGCTGGCTGAAGGCGTGTATGAAGTGGTGCTGCGTGTCACCGTAACCGCTTCCCTTGGCGAAGAAACTGCATTCCTGTGTGAAGTACAGCAGGGCGGTATTTTCTCCATCGAAGGCATCGACGGTACCCAGATGGCGCATTGCCTCGGTGCATACTGCCCGAACATTCTGTTCCCGTATGCTCGCGAATGCATCACCAGCCTGGTTTCTCGCGGTACCTTCCCGCAACTGAACCTTGCGCCAGTGAACTTCGATGCGCTGTTTATGAACTATCTGCAGCAGCAGTCTGGCGAAGGTGCTGAACAACATCAGGATGCCTGATGAACGCGCTTAACGCTGCAATGACTGTGATCGGTGCCGGCTCTTACGGCACCGCTCTTGCCATTACCCTGGCAAGAAATGGCCACCACGTTGTCCTGTGGGGCCATGACCCGAAACACATTGCGACGCTGCAGCACGATCGCTGCAACGCTGCATTCCTCCCTGACGTCCCTTTCCCTGATACGCTGCATCTGGAAAGCGATCTGGCGATCGCGCTGGCTGCCAGCCGCGATATCCTGGTCGTTGTGCCGAGCCACGTCTTTGGCGGAGTTTTGCGGCAAATTAAACCGCTGATGCG is part of the Klebsiella huaxiensis genome and encodes:
- the secB gene encoding protein-export chaperone SecB, whose translation is MSEQNSTEMTFQIQRIYTKDISFEAPNAPQVFQKDWQPEVKLDLDTASSQLAEGVYEVVLRVTVTASLGEETAFLCEVQQGGIFSIEGIDGTQMAHCLGAYCPNILFPYARECITSLVSRGTFPQLNLAPVNFDALFMNYLQQQSGEGAEQHQDA